One genomic segment of Arachis duranensis cultivar V14167 chromosome 4, aradu.V14167.gnm2.J7QH, whole genome shotgun sequence includes these proteins:
- the LOC107486919 gene encoding putative glutamine amidotransferase GAT1_2.1, with product MSSDLSNILPRVLIVSRRTVRKNKFVDFVGEYHLDLIVGYGAVPVIVPRVSGVHTLLESFEPIHGVLLCEGEDIDPSWYEQDTTDLSQQELEEIRRIHASDTAIDKEKDSIELSLAKLCLERNIPYLGICRGSQVLNVACGGTLYQDIGKELSKNVPLEQRVIHMNYDDYDGHRHVVKVVENTPLHYWFKDSLEHGGMNILVNSYHHQGVKRLAQRFVPMAFAPDGLIEGFYDPDAYNPEEGKFIMGLQFHPERMRKPNSEEFDYPGCPFAYKEFVKAVIAYQKKLNSLTCVKKPLKLNQEMENKRKVIVRSFSLAKNLYNAGHHTNSTKDSDLEAGAQFLESNTALSVQQEKRLKQMGATVRNAGSYIERLKLNQEREKLARKVMEKMSVEQLSDLLSFYNSMGQICNEVLEIKIHGLEIVNENECVL from the exons ATGTCTTCTGATCTCTCCAATATTCTCCCTCGTGTTCTAATTGTTTCAAGGCGCACCGTTCGGAAGAACAAGTTCGTTGATTTTGTTG GTGAGTATCACCTTGATCTTATAGTAGGATATGGTGCAGTACCAGTGATTGTTCCACGTGTTTCTGGGGTTCACACCTTGTTGGAAAGCTTTGAGCcaattcatggtgttcttctcTGTGAAGGAGAAGACATTGATCCTTCATGGTATGAACAAGACACCACTGATCTGTCACAACAAGAGTTGGAAGAAATAAGGAGGATCCATGCAAGTGACACAGCCATTGATAAAGAGAAAGATTCAATTGAGCTTAGTCTTGCAAAGCTTTGCTTAGAGAGGAACATACCCTACTTGGGAATATGCAGAGGCTCACAAGTTCTTAATGTTGCTTGTGGGGGTACCCTTTATCAGGACATAGGTAAAGAGCTTTCAAAGAATGTTCCTTTGGAACAAAGAGTGATTCATATGAACTATGATGACTATGATGGACATAGGCATGTGGTGAAGGTTGTTGAAAACACACCTTTGCATTATTGGTTTAAGGATTCTTTGGAACATGGGGGAATGAATATTTTGGTAAATAGTTATCACCATCAAGGTGTTAAGAGATTGGCACAACGTTTTGTTCCCATGGCATTTGCCCCTGATGGTTTGATTGAAGGGTTTTATGATCCTGATGCTTATAATCCAGAAGAGGGTAAGTTTATCATGGGGTTGCAGTTTCATCCTGAGAGAATGAGGAAGCCTAATTCAGAAGAATTTGATTATCCTGGATGCCCTTTTGCGTATAAG GAATTTGTGAAGGCAGTGATTGCTTATCAGAAGAAGTTGAATAGCTTAACATGTGTTAAGAAGCCTTTGAAGCTTAATCAGGAGATGgagaacaaaagaaaagttATAGTGCGTAGTTTCTCACTAGCCAAAAACCTCTACAATGCTGGCCATCATACAAACTCCACCAAAGATTCTGATCTTGAAGCTGGGGCACAATTTCTTGAG TCAAACACAGCATTGAGTGTGCAACAAGAGAAAAGGCTAAAGCAAATGGGTGCAACAGTGAGGAATGCAGGGTCATACATAGAGAGACTGAAGCTGAATCAAGAAAGAGAGAAATTGGCAAGAAAGGTTATGGAAAAAATGTCTGTGGAACAATTATCTGATCTACTGTCATTCTACAACTCAATGGGCCAAATTTGCAATGAAGTTTTGGAAATTAAGATTCATGGTCTTGAAATTGTCAATGAAAATGAATGTGTATTATAG
- the LOC107486918 gene encoding putative glutamine amidotransferase GAT1_2.1 encodes MMSSELNAILPRVLVVSRRTVRKNKFVDFVGEYHLDLIVGYGAVPVIVPRVSGVHTLLDSFEPIHGVLLCEGEDIDPSWYEQDTTDLSQQELEEIRRIHASDTAIDKEKDSIELSLAKLCLERNIPYMGICRGSQVLNVACGGTLYQDIGSELSKNVPLEQRVVHMNYDDYDGHRHVVKVVEDTPLHHWFKDSLEERGMNILVNSYHHQGVKRLAQRFVPMAFASDGLIEGFYDPNAYCPEEGKFIMGLQFHPERMRKPNSDEFDYSGCPFAYKEFVKAVIAYQKKLNNSTGVENSLKLNEEMENKRKIIVRSFSLAKDLYTTGLELNSDTESELEVGAEFLESNTAISVQQEHRLKQMGATFRNGRPCIERLKLSEDRENKARNLMAKMSEEQLSELLSFYHTMGQICSEVLDSKIYSLVQ; translated from the exons ATGATGTCTTCTGAGCTCAATGCAATTCTCCCTCGGGTCCTAGTTGTTTCTAGACGCACCGTTCGCAAGAACAAGTTTGTTGATTTCGTTG GTGAGTATCACCTTGATCTTATAGTAGGCTATGGTGCAGTACCAGTGATTGTTCCACGTGTTTCTGGGGTCCACACCTTGTTGGATAGCTTTGAGCCAATCCATGGTGTTCTTCTCTGTGAAGGAGAAGACATTGATCCTTCATGGTATGAACAAGACACCACTGATCTCTCCCAACAAGAGTTGGAAGAAATAAGGAGGATCCATGCAAGTGACACAGCCATTGATAAAGAGAAAGATTCAATTGAGCTTAGTCTTGCAAAGCTTTGCTTAGAGAGGAACATACCCTACATGGGAATATGCAGAGGCTCACAAGTTCTTAATGTTGCTTGTGGGGGTACCCTTTATCAGGACATAGGTAGTGAGCTTTCAAAGAATGTTCCTTTGGAACAAAGAGTGGTTCATATGAACTATGATGACTATGATGGACATAGGCATGTGGTGAAGGTTGTTGAAGACACACCTTTGCATCACTGGTTTAAGGATTCTTTGGAAGAAAGGGGAATGAATATTTTGGTAAATAGTTATCACCATCAAGGGGTTAAGAGATTGGCACAACGTTTTGTTCCAATGGCATTTGCTTCTGATGGTTTGATTGAAGGGTTCTATGATCCTAATGCTTATTGTCCAGAAGAGGGTAAGTTTATTATGGGATTGCAATTTCaccctgaaagaatgaggaagcCTAATTCAGATGAATTTGATTATTCTGGATGCCCTTTTGCCTATAAG GAATTTGTGAAGGCAGTAATTGCTTATCAGAAGAAGCTAAATAATTCAACAGGTGTTGAAAATTCTTTAAAGCTTAATGAGGaaatggaaaacaaaagaaaaatcataGTACGTAGTTTCTCACTTGCCAAAGACTTGTATACCACTGGCCTTGAGTTAAACTCTGACACAGAGTCTGAACTTGAAGTAGGGGCAGAATTTCTTGAG tcAAACACAGCAATTAGTGTGCAACAAGAGCATAGGTTAAAGCAAATGGGTGCAACATTCAGGAATGGAAGGCCATGCATAGAGAGACTAAAGCTAAGTGAGGATAGAGAAAACAAAGCAAGAAATTTGATGGCTAAAATGTCAGAGGAGCAGTTATCTGAGTTATTATCTTTCTACCACACAATGGGGCAGATTTGTTCAGAAGTGTTGGATTCAAAAATATATAGCCTTGTCCAATGA
- the LOC107486917 gene encoding pentatricopeptide repeat-containing protein At2g37320, with protein MHQCTKNPTLLSLKVRFFRSFTSQKLVPKRANREFAGAFRVLNLVTPKRSLIDVENRRSHLQLIEGMLQNDATKTIVVDDSSLRATKSERKDRTTFIMEQGLEIDVCFLSRAVSSCGSRRDLFGGVQYHCLAITTGFIANVYVGSSLISLYGRCALLGDAYRVFDEMPERNVVSWSTIIAAFAQEWRVDMCLELFCQMRGLAALKPNCFTYTSLLSACMGSGALGHGKGAHCQIIHMGFHYYLHIENALIAMYSKCGALDDAMFIFENMQQRDVVTWNSLIAAYAQHGLAQEAISLFEEMMNQGVNPDVVTYLGILSSCRHGGLVKEGQDYLNNMIEQGVQPELDHYSCIVDLLGRAGLLLEARDFIRNMPVCPNAVIWGSLLSSSRLHGDVWIGIEAAESRLLLEPRCTATLQQLANLYASVGWWNQVAQVRKSLKDKGLKPNPGCSWIEIKSRVHRFEAQNKSNNKITDILLIMGSLFEHMSSLGLQSQISGEENVWSS; from the coding sequence ATGCACCAATGCACAAAGAACCCAACATTACTTTCCCTCAAAGTTCGATTCTTTAGGTCGTTCACTTCTCAAAAGTTGGTACCCAAAAGAGCCAACAGAGAATTTGCTGGGGCATTCAGAGTCCTTAACCTTGTAACCCCAAAAAGGAGTCTCATTGATGTTGAAAATCGTCGCAGTCATCTTCAGCTTATCGAGGGCATGCTGCAAAACGATGCTACAAAAACCATTGTTGTTGATGATTCTAGTTTGAGGGCCACAAAATCTGAAAGGAAGGATCGTACCACTTTTATTATGGAACAAGGTTTGGAGATTGACGTGTGCTTCTTATCACGTGCTGTGAGCTCGTGTGGCTCCCGCCGTGACCTTTTTGGAGGTGTTCAATATCATTGCTTGGCAATAACAACTGGGTTCATTGCCAATGTCTATGTTGGAAGCTCTTTGATCAGTTTGTATGGTAGGTGTGCATTGTTGGGTGATGCATACCGGGTGTTCGATGAAATGCCTGAGAGAAATGTAGTTTCATGGTCAACAATTATCGCTGCATTTGCACAAGAATGGAGGGTTGATATGTGTTTGGAGCTCTTCTGTCAGATGAGGGGCTTGGCTGCGTTGAAGCCGAATTGTTTTACATACACGAGTCTTCTTAGTGCTTGTATGGGAAGTGGAGCACTTGGACATGGAAAGGGTGCTCATTGTCAAATAATTCACATGGGTTTTCATTATTACCTCCACATTGAAAATGCTCTCATTGCCATGTATTCTAAGTGTGGGGCACTTGATGATGCCATGTTCATATTTGAAAATATGCAGCAAAGGGATGTTGTCACTTGGAACTCCCTGATCGCAGCATATGCGCAACACGGGCTGGCGCAAGAGGCAATTTCTCTTTTTGAAGAGATGATGAATCAAGGTGTTAATCCAGATGTGGTTACTTACCTTGGCATATTGTCCTCGTGTCGGCACGGAGGTCTTGTTAAAGAGGGTCAAGATTACTTGAATAACATGATTGAGCAGGGCGTGCAGCCAGAACTGGATCATTACTCTTGCATTGTGGATCTTCTTGGTCGGGCTGGCTTGCTTCTGGAGGCTCGTGATTTCATCCGAAACATGCCTGTTTGTCCCAATGCTGTGATATGGGGTTCACTGCTTTCATCTTCTAGGCTTCATGGAGATGTTTGGATTGGCATCGAGGCGGCAGAGAGTAGGTTGTTACTTGAACCAAGGTGCACTGCAACACTTCAACAGCTGGCGAATCTGTATGCTAGTGTAGGTTGGTGGAATCAGGTAGCACAAGTGCGAAAGTCATTGAAGGACAAAGGTCTGAAACCAAATCCTGGTTGTAGTTGGATTGAAATCAAAAGCAGAGTTCATAGATTTGAAGCACAAAATAAGTCAAACAACAAAATAACTGACATTCTTTTGATCATGGGTAGTTTGTTTGAGCACATGAGTAGTTTAGGTCTTCAGTCTCAGATCTCTGGTGAGGAAAATGTGTGGTCTTCATAA
- the LOC107486916 gene encoding LEAF RUST 10 DISEASE-RESISTANCE LOCUS RECEPTOR-LIKE PROTEIN KINASE-like 1.4 isoform X1, giving the protein MASLLFMLLPHLMILLILIQIPPFLSSNDDNYTSCVDTRYDCGKINNIGFPFWGGNRPKQCGHPLLQLNCDHDHDSTTYITIKNMRYRVLEAYPENQTMKIARVDYFEGLCPSKPVNTSLDFELFDYGPGNKNLTLFYHCNGLSNSIPGFLNCFSNRTSNEYFYARPEALGAPPSSVVCRTSVFIPLLLQLDVEVELSWNNIEGAIQNGFLVKWIGSVTECFKCMNSGAGGACGYDWNSNQPTCYCKDESGYSYLDDGHIKICDASATSPTQDDHGRSGKSTNKAAIAAGAASGAVVFVVLLIGTLFVVRRRRRNAERSRSNKDILPLSGVPLTSSTTSSSNTSQSVSSYPSSKSDSVPKSYYYGVQVFDYAELEEATNNFDPSRELGEGGFGTVYKGMLQDGRVVAVKRHYESHLKRVEQYMNEVEILAHLRHKNLVTLFGCTSRHSRELILVYEFIPNGTLADHLHGSLANSTLLTWNVRYKVALETAEALSYLHSKKVIHRDVKSTNILLTETFQVKVGDFGLSRLFPKFVTHVSTAPQGTPGYVDPEYYQNYQLTDKSDVYSFGVVLVELISSLQAVDITRNRNEVNLASLAVNRIQNQELHEMVDPCLGFEKDNDVRRMVTAVAELAFRCLQQQRDMRPSMDEVLEILRGVKGDEFGALERNSSESVVGVNHNKTEEVILLKKVPPPVSPDSVADKWVSSSSTSSTS; this is encoded by the exons ATGGCTTCTCTGCTTTTTATGCTCCTCCCTCACTTAATGATCCTCTTGATATTGATTCAGATTCCTCCATTCTTAAGCTCCAATGATGATAACTATACAAGTTGTGTTGATACTCGCTATGATTGTGGGAAGATTAACAACATTGGTTTTCCATTTTGGGGAGGAAATCGTCCAAAGCAGTGTGGCCACCCTCTTCTACAACTCAACTGTGATCATGATCATGACTCCACTACTTACATAACCATCAAGAACATGAGATACCGGGTTTTGGAAGCATACCCGGAAAACCAAACCATGAAGATAGCAAGAGTTGACTACTTTGAAGGTCTATGCCCTTCAAAACCAGTAAACACAAGCCTTGACTTCGAGCTCTTTGATTATGGGCCTGGCAATAAGAATCTTACCCTCTTCTATCATTGTAATGGATTGTCCAATTCCATCCCCGGATTTCTTAATTGTTTCTCAAATAGAACTTCAAATGAATACTTTTATGCTAGGCCTGAAGCTCTAGGTGCTCCTCCTTCTAGTGTTGTTTGCAGAACAAGTGTGTTTATTCCATTGTTGTTGCAACTTGATGTTGAAGTGGAGTTGTCATGGAACAACATAGAAGGTGCTATCCAAAATGGATTCTTGGTGAAATGGATAGGAAGTGTAACAGAATGTTTCAAGTGTATGAACTCAGGTGCAGGTGGAGCCTGTGGCTATGattggaattcaaatcaacCAACATGTTATTGCAAAGATGAGTCTGGCTATTCATATTTGGATGATGGGCACATCAAAATCTGTGATGCTTCTGCCACCTCACCAACTCAAGATGATCATGGACGTTCAG GGAAAAGTACTAACAAAGCAGCTATTGCAGCAG GTGCTGCTTCAGGAGCTGTAGTCTTTGTTGTCCTTCTTATAGGTACACTTTTTGTGgtaagaagaaggagaagaaatgcTGAAAGATCAAGAAGCAACAAGGATATTTTGCCTCTGAGTGGAGTCCCTCTTACATCTTCAACTACAAGTAGTAGTAACACATCTCAGAGTGTTTCTTCTTACCCTTCCTCCAAGTCTGATTCTGTGCCAAAGAGTTACTACTATGGTGTTCAAGTGTTTGACTATGCTGAACTTGAAGAAGCTACCAACAATTTTGACCCTTCTAGAGAACTTGGTGAGGGAGGCTTTGGCACTGTTTACAAAg GTATGCTTCAAGATGGGCGTGTAGTTGCAGTGAAACGCCACTATGAAAGCCATTTAAAGCGTGTTGAGCAATATATGAATGAAGTTGAGATTCTAGCACACTTGAGGCACAAGAATTTGGTCACACTCTTTGGCTGCActtcaagacacagcagagaaCTCATCCTTGTTTATGAGTTCATACCTAATGGAACACTAGCCGATCACCTCCATGGAAGCCTTGCAAATTCCACCTTACTTACTTGGAATGTAAGATACAAAGTTGCACTCGAAACAGCCGAGGCGCTCTCCTACCTTCACTCTAAGAAAGTTATACACAGAGATGTTAAGTCCACAAACATTCTGCTGACAGAGACTTTTCAAGTTAAGGTTGGTGATTTTGGACTATCAAGGTTGTTTCCTAAATTTGTTACTCATGTCTCAACAGCGCCACAAGGCACACCTGGCTATGTTGATCCGGAGTATTACCAGAACTACCAACTAACTGATAAGAGTGATGTTTATAGCTTTGGAGTTGTGTTGGTTGAGCTTATATCTTCATTGCAAGCAGTGGACATAACCCGGAACCGGAACGAAGTTAACTTGGCTAGTCTTGCAGTGAATAGGATACAGAACCAAGAATTGCATGAAATGGTTGATCCATGTCTTGGATTTGAGAAGGACAATGATGTAAGGAGGATGGTAACTGCTGTTGCTGAATTGGCATTTAGGTGCTTGCAGCAGCAGAGAGATATGAGGCCCTCCATGGATGAAGTTCTTGAGATCTTGAGAGGGGTAAAGGGTGATGAGTTTGGTGCATTAGAGAGAAACTCATCAGAATCAGTGGTGGGTGTTAACCATAATAAGACAGAGGAGGTTATACTTTTGAAGAAGGTTCCACCACCAGTTTCACCAGATTCTGTTGCTGATAAATGGGTTAGCAGCTCTTCTACATCTAGCACTTCATAG
- the LOC107486916 gene encoding LEAF RUST 10 DISEASE-RESISTANCE LOCUS RECEPTOR-LIKE PROTEIN KINASE-like 1.4 isoform X2: MKPLCRLRRLYSIWMFILALLVTATDVPTSVGAADNVDYLACKNTLSCGTVNQLTYPFWGQIDNTNNRPNSCGEPNLQITCEDKNNNNGVPKFTVDSVKYRILDWEWDISKQNLTVARDDYFSTSFDFCSGDFSNNTLDKTILQYDDNSVVNITLLYKCSSETKPSSDQFTFVQSCNSGSVYYAEQDDNKALPYYEGCSTVIFPVSKSLASAFANSASNPITTIIQQALQGGFVLKLLPQINDKCRGCTNSGGNCGSNDGHFVCYCNDGTHQNSCSGKSTNKAAIAAGAASGAVVFVVLLIGTLFVVRRRRRNAERSRSNKDILPLSGVPLTSSTTSSSNTSQSVSSYPSSKSDSVPKSYYYGVQVFDYAELEEATNNFDPSRELGEGGFGTVYKGMLQDGRVVAVKRHYESHLKRVEQYMNEVEILAHLRHKNLVTLFGCTSRHSRELILVYEFIPNGTLADHLHGSLANSTLLTWNVRYKVALETAEALSYLHSKKVIHRDVKSTNILLTETFQVKVGDFGLSRLFPKFVTHVSTAPQGTPGYVDPEYYQNYQLTDKSDVYSFGVVLVELISSLQAVDITRNRNEVNLASLAVNRIQNQELHEMVDPCLGFEKDNDVRRMVTAVAELAFRCLQQQRDMRPSMDEVLEILRGVKGDEFGALERNSSESVVGVNHNKTEEVILLKKVPPPVSPDSVADKWVSSSSTSSTS, encoded by the exons ATGAAACCTCTTTGTCGTCTTCGCCGCCTATATTCCATATGGATGTTCATCTTGGCTCTTCTCGTCACGGCAACCGACGTTCCTACATCTGTAGGTGCTGCTGATAACGTTGATTACTTGGCGTGCAAGAACACTTTAAGCTGTGGAACCGTCAACCAACTCACTTACCCTTTCTGGGGTCAAATTGACAACACTAATAACAGGCCAAACTCTTGCGGTGAGCCTAACTTGCAGATCACATGTGAagataaaaacaataataatggggTCCCAAAGTTCACAGTGGATTCTGTCAAATACAGGATTCTTGATTGGGAGTGGGACATCAGTAAACAGAATCTGACAGTTGCTAGGGACGATTACTTTAGTACTAGCTTTGATTTCTGTTCAGGAGATTTCAGCAACAACACCTTGGATAAAACCATACTTCAATATGATGATAACAGTGTTGTTAATATCACACTCTTGTACAAGTGTTCTTCAGAAACAAAGCCTTCTTCGGATCAGTTTACGTTTGTTCAAAGTTGCAACAGCGGTAGTGTCTACTATGCTGAACAAGATGATAATAAGGCGCTGCCTTATTATGAAGGTTGCAGCACTGTTATTTTTCCTGTTTCAAAGTCCCTAGCTTCGGCTTTTGCTAACAGTGCCAGTAACCCCATTACTACTATAATTCAGCAAGCGTTGCAAGGTGGTTTTGTCTTGAAATTATTGCCTCAAATCAATGATAAGTGCAGGGGATGCACTAACTCAGGTGGCAATTGTGGCAGCAATGATGGACATTTCGTCTGTTACTGTAACGATGGAACTCATCAAAATTCTTGTTCAG GGAAAAGTACTAACAAAGCAGCTATTGCAGCAG GTGCTGCTTCAGGAGCTGTAGTCTTTGTTGTCCTTCTTATAGGTACACTTTTTGTGgtaagaagaaggagaagaaatgcTGAAAGATCAAGAAGCAACAAGGATATTTTGCCTCTGAGTGGAGTCCCTCTTACATCTTCAACTACAAGTAGTAGTAACACATCTCAGAGTGTTTCTTCTTACCCTTCCTCCAAGTCTGATTCTGTGCCAAAGAGTTACTACTATGGTGTTCAAGTGTTTGACTATGCTGAACTTGAAGAAGCTACCAACAATTTTGACCCTTCTAGAGAACTTGGTGAGGGAGGCTTTGGCACTGTTTACAAAg GTATGCTTCAAGATGGGCGTGTAGTTGCAGTGAAACGCCACTATGAAAGCCATTTAAAGCGTGTTGAGCAATATATGAATGAAGTTGAGATTCTAGCACACTTGAGGCACAAGAATTTGGTCACACTCTTTGGCTGCActtcaagacacagcagagaaCTCATCCTTGTTTATGAGTTCATACCTAATGGAACACTAGCCGATCACCTCCATGGAAGCCTTGCAAATTCCACCTTACTTACTTGGAATGTAAGATACAAAGTTGCACTCGAAACAGCCGAGGCGCTCTCCTACCTTCACTCTAAGAAAGTTATACACAGAGATGTTAAGTCCACAAACATTCTGCTGACAGAGACTTTTCAAGTTAAGGTTGGTGATTTTGGACTATCAAGGTTGTTTCCTAAATTTGTTACTCATGTCTCAACAGCGCCACAAGGCACACCTGGCTATGTTGATCCGGAGTATTACCAGAACTACCAACTAACTGATAAGAGTGATGTTTATAGCTTTGGAGTTGTGTTGGTTGAGCTTATATCTTCATTGCAAGCAGTGGACATAACCCGGAACCGGAACGAAGTTAACTTGGCTAGTCTTGCAGTGAATAGGATACAGAACCAAGAATTGCATGAAATGGTTGATCCATGTCTTGGATTTGAGAAGGACAATGATGTAAGGAGGATGGTAACTGCTGTTGCTGAATTGGCATTTAGGTGCTTGCAGCAGCAGAGAGATATGAGGCCCTCCATGGATGAAGTTCTTGAGATCTTGAGAGGGGTAAAGGGTGATGAGTTTGGTGCATTAGAGAGAAACTCATCAGAATCAGTGGTGGGTGTTAACCATAATAAGACAGAGGAGGTTATACTTTTGAAGAAGGTTCCACCACCAGTTTCACCAGATTCTGTTGCTGATAAATGGGTTAGCAGCTCTTCTACATCTAGCACTTCATAG
- the LOC107486916 gene encoding LEAF RUST 10 DISEASE-RESISTANCE LOCUS RECEPTOR-LIKE PROTEIN KINASE-like 1.4 isoform X3, with protein MKQQTMLSLSSFSSFSITIFFFFIFIFSLLHPTTPLPSNASFSLCSNTTFNCGNITNVSYPFTGADRPFFCGPPEFHLTCNDGIPELNILLVRYRVLQLDSVAQSLTIARADLWNKTCTNVHLNSTIDDGTGSFTYGSGNKNLTLFYGCGPSMLNITPVNLFHCDSGYGNKSDSYSLIGPLPMDPILSIVHCELGVEVPILEDQANRLIGNRSLLREVLMKGFNVSYSNNHYESECLKCVIGDGGQCGFDFDSNKVICICDDQLCSSSGKSTNKAAIAAGAASGAVVFVVLLIGTLFVVRRRRRNAERSRSNKDILPLSGVPLTSSTTSSSNTSQSVSSYPSSKSDSVPKSYYYGVQVFDYAELEEATNNFDPSRELGEGGFGTVYKGMLQDGRVVAVKRHYESHLKRVEQYMNEVEILAHLRHKNLVTLFGCTSRHSRELILVYEFIPNGTLADHLHGSLANSTLLTWNVRYKVALETAEALSYLHSKKVIHRDVKSTNILLTETFQVKVGDFGLSRLFPKFVTHVSTAPQGTPGYVDPEYYQNYQLTDKSDVYSFGVVLVELISSLQAVDITRNRNEVNLASLAVNRIQNQELHEMVDPCLGFEKDNDVRRMVTAVAELAFRCLQQQRDMRPSMDEVLEILRGVKGDEFGALERNSSESVVGVNHNKTEEVILLKKVPPPVSPDSVADKWVSSSSTSSTS; from the exons ATGAAACAACAAACTATGTTgtccctctcttctttctcttctttctccatcaccattttcttcttctttatcttcatattctctcttcttcaccctaCAACTCCGCTTCCTTCCAATGCATCATTCTCCCTCTGCAGCAACACTACATTCAACTGTGGCAACATCACCAACGTTTCCTACCCTTTCACCGGCGCCGACCGCCCCTTCTTCTGCGGTCCGCCGGAGTTCCATTTGACATGCAACGACGGCATCCCTGAGTTAAACATCTTGTTGGTTCGCTACCGAGTCCTCCAACTTGATTCAGTAGCTCAAAGCCTCACCATAGCTAGAGCAGACCTTTGGAACAAAACATGCACCAACGTGCACTTAAACTCAACCATTGATGATGGAACTGGTAGCTTCACCTATGGTTCCGGGAACAAGAACCTTACTTTGTTCTATGGGTGTGGACCATCTATGTTAAACATAACTCCTGTTAATTTGTTTCACTGTGATAGTGGTTATGGGAATAAAAGTGATTCCTACTCTTTGATTGGTCCTTTGCCTATGGATCCTATTCTTAGCATTGTTCATTGTGAGCTTGGTGTTGAGGTTCCTATTCTTGAAGATCAGGCTAATAGGCTCATAGGGAACAGGTCTTTGCTTAGGGAGGTTTTGATGAAGGGTTTTAATGTGAGTTATAGCAATAATCATTATGAGAGCGAGTGTTTGAAGTGTGTTATTGGTGATGGTGGCCAGTGTGGGTTTGATTTTGATTCAAATAAAGTTATTTGCATTTGTGATGATCAGTTGTGTTCATCTTCAG GGAAAAGTACTAACAAAGCAGCTATTGCAGCAG GTGCTGCTTCAGGAGCTGTAGTCTTTGTTGTCCTTCTTATAGGTACACTTTTTGTGgtaagaagaaggagaagaaatgcTGAAAGATCAAGAAGCAACAAGGATATTTTGCCTCTGAGTGGAGTCCCTCTTACATCTTCAACTACAAGTAGTAGTAACACATCTCAGAGTGTTTCTTCTTACCCTTCCTCCAAGTCTGATTCTGTGCCAAAGAGTTACTACTATGGTGTTCAAGTGTTTGACTATGCTGAACTTGAAGAAGCTACCAACAATTTTGACCCTTCTAGAGAACTTGGTGAGGGAGGCTTTGGCACTGTTTACAAAg GTATGCTTCAAGATGGGCGTGTAGTTGCAGTGAAACGCCACTATGAAAGCCATTTAAAGCGTGTTGAGCAATATATGAATGAAGTTGAGATTCTAGCACACTTGAGGCACAAGAATTTGGTCACACTCTTTGGCTGCActtcaagacacagcagagaaCTCATCCTTGTTTATGAGTTCATACCTAATGGAACACTAGCCGATCACCTCCATGGAAGCCTTGCAAATTCCACCTTACTTACTTGGAATGTAAGATACAAAGTTGCACTCGAAACAGCCGAGGCGCTCTCCTACCTTCACTCTAAGAAAGTTATACACAGAGATGTTAAGTCCACAAACATTCTGCTGACAGAGACTTTTCAAGTTAAGGTTGGTGATTTTGGACTATCAAGGTTGTTTCCTAAATTTGTTACTCATGTCTCAACAGCGCCACAAGGCACACCTGGCTATGTTGATCCGGAGTATTACCAGAACTACCAACTAACTGATAAGAGTGATGTTTATAGCTTTGGAGTTGTGTTGGTTGAGCTTATATCTTCATTGCAAGCAGTGGACATAACCCGGAACCGGAACGAAGTTAACTTGGCTAGTCTTGCAGTGAATAGGATACAGAACCAAGAATTGCATGAAATGGTTGATCCATGTCTTGGATTTGAGAAGGACAATGATGTAAGGAGGATGGTAACTGCTGTTGCTGAATTGGCATTTAGGTGCTTGCAGCAGCAGAGAGATATGAGGCCCTCCATGGATGAAGTTCTTGAGATCTTGAGAGGGGTAAAGGGTGATGAGTTTGGTGCATTAGAGAGAAACTCATCAGAATCAGTGGTGGGTGTTAACCATAATAAGACAGAGGAGGTTATACTTTTGAAGAAGGTTCCACCACCAGTTTCACCAGATTCTGTTGCTGATAAATGGGTTAGCAGCTCTTCTACATCTAGCACTTCATAG